In one Dreissena polymorpha isolate Duluth1 chromosome 7, UMN_Dpol_1.0, whole genome shotgun sequence genomic region, the following are encoded:
- the LOC127837538 gene encoding uncharacterized protein LOC127837538, producing the protein MFWLTILCVAGVAFGQLPNHHQLTQLVDQGFRLSDLNHDGILQMSELEAGWQIEDANHDNQVTLEEMMKTLNLTREIAEPYFKIYDKDGDGSIPHSFLVEYVHLIDHNGDGQITLKEYEHYTVSLTECLFGGHGNHGHGANCGH; encoded by the exons ATGTTCTGGTTGACTATTTTGTGTGTTGCTGGCGTCGCCTTTGG GCAGCTGCCCAATCATCACCAACTGACCCAGTTGGTGGACCAGGGCTTCCGTCTGTCTGACCTCAATCACGATGGCATTCTACAG ATGTCCGAGCTGGAGGCTGGATGGCAGATTGAAGATGCGAACC ATGACAACCAAGTGACCTTAGAAGAGATGATGAAGACTTTAAACCTTACCAGAGAGATTGCTGAGCCCTACTTTAAAATCTATGACAAGGACGGGGACGGAAGTATCCCACACTCCTTCCTCGTGGAGTATGTCCATCTGATCGACCACAACG GGGATGGTCAGATTACCCTGAAGGAGTATGAACATTACACAGTTTCC CTTACCGAGTGTTTGTTCGGAGGGCATGGCAACCATGGTCACGGAGCAAACTGCGGTCACTGA